In Deinococcus maricopensis DSM 21211, one genomic interval encodes:
- a CDS encoding cyclodeaminase/cyclohydrolase family protein: MSDDSPTNAEQPSLDRPAPPEGSLWNEPAYVLLARTASSSPTPGGGSMSAMAGAYGLALVVMGLEISAAREDAHPDLPAVLADARTHLLNVLRHPDADVRAFEGYIHALHLPRGTAEEKAARTAARADAARYAIRAPLSSARDLNAALDLAVHAAPLAHRHVVSDVGAGAHLIHGAIHATLLNVDINVGSLPEEERASAREERDEVAREADRLHAHVTALVRERLR, translated from the coding sequence ATGAGCGACGACAGCCCGACGAACGCCGAGCAGCCCAGCCTCGACCGGCCCGCCCCGCCCGAAGGGAGCCTCTGGAACGAGCCGGCGTACGTCCTGCTCGCACGCACCGCCAGTTCCTCCCCCACCCCCGGCGGCGGCAGCATGTCCGCCATGGCCGGCGCGTACGGCCTCGCGCTCGTCGTCATGGGCCTGGAAATCAGCGCCGCGCGCGAGGACGCCCACCCGGACCTCCCCGCCGTGCTCGCGGACGCCCGCACGCACCTGCTCAACGTCCTGCGCCACCCAGACGCCGACGTTCGCGCGTTTGAGGGGTACATCCACGCCCTGCACCTCCCCCGCGGCACCGCCGAGGAGAAGGCCGCGCGCACCGCCGCGCGCGCGGACGCCGCCCGTTACGCCATCCGCGCGCCCCTGTCGTCCGCGCGGGACCTGAATGCCGCGCTGGACCTCGCGGTGCACGCCGCGCCCCTCGCGCACCGGCACGTCGTCTCGGACGTCGGCGCGGGCGCGCACCTGATCCACGGCGCCATTCACGCGACGCTCCTGAACGTTGACATCAACGTCGGAAGCCTGCCCGAAGAGGAACGCGCGTCCGCCCGAGAGGAGCGCGACGAGGTGGCGCGCGAAGCGGACCGTCTGCACGCGCACGTCACGGCCCTGGTCCGCGAACGGCTTCGCTGA
- the mgsA gene encoding methylglyoxal synthase: MKRQVALIAHDKKKLELALFALGHKDTLSRYHLVATGTTGGILQSKTGLTVERVLSGPMGGDQQIGARIAEDQVLAVFFFRDPLTAQPHEPDVTALLRLCDVHDIPLATNPASAEALVLWLAQRAEVNA; the protein is encoded by the coding sequence ATGAAACGGCAGGTCGCGCTGATCGCGCACGACAAGAAGAAACTGGAACTGGCGCTGTTCGCGCTCGGGCACAAGGACACCCTGTCGCGCTACCACCTCGTCGCCACCGGCACGACCGGCGGCATCCTGCAGAGCAAAACGGGCCTGACGGTGGAGCGCGTCCTGAGCGGCCCGATGGGCGGCGACCAGCAGATCGGCGCGCGCATCGCCGAGGATCAGGTCCTCGCGGTGTTCTTCTTCCGCGACCCACTCACCGCGCAGCCGCACGAACCTGACGTCACGGCGCTCCTGCGCCTGTGCGACGTGCATGACATCCCCCTCGCCACCAACCCCGCCAGCGCCGAAGCGCTCGTGCTGTGGCTCGCGCAACGCGCCGAGGTGAACGCATGA
- a CDS encoding DUF4384 domain-containing protein has product MKKFILLPAALLTSGALAAPQISAQSIIVNPVQSDLAVRVWVNKDPAGNANPTYRIGEKITVSTTVNQDAYVYLFNVDARGEITQILPNRFSSGENFVKANTTKTFPAPGDNFTFDIDGPAGQNKVLAVASKTELNLDQITSFQGDASLATAKVSGQQNLAQALSIVVNPVPQNSWVTDTAFFSVADRAVSRTGRIFVGTNVSNAVVYLNNRQVGAANTTYLNLQPGTYRVKVAAPGYAPYITNVTVRADSTVNVNVQFTSTTTTTTPAPVANTARVTFRSNAEGARVFVDGREVGTIRGGALSVNLAKGSRDVTILAEGYRAFNTTYNVQNGGTITVNLTR; this is encoded by the coding sequence ATGAAGAAGTTCATTCTGCTGCCCGCCGCGCTGCTGACCAGCGGCGCCCTGGCTGCCCCTCAGATCAGTGCCCAGAGCATCATCGTCAACCCCGTGCAGAGCGACCTCGCCGTGCGCGTGTGGGTGAACAAGGACCCCGCTGGCAACGCCAACCCCACGTACCGCATCGGTGAGAAGATCACTGTCAGCACGACCGTCAACCAGGACGCGTACGTGTACCTGTTCAACGTGGACGCCCGCGGTGAGATCACGCAGATCCTGCCGAACCGCTTCAGCAGCGGCGAGAACTTCGTGAAGGCGAACACCACCAAGACCTTCCCGGCGCCCGGCGACAACTTCACGTTCGACATTGACGGCCCCGCCGGCCAGAACAAGGTTCTCGCGGTCGCCAGCAAGACCGAACTGAACCTCGACCAGATCACCAGCTTCCAGGGTGACGCGAGCCTCGCCACCGCGAAGGTCAGCGGCCAGCAGAACCTCGCGCAGGCGCTGAGCATCGTCGTGAACCCCGTTCCGCAGAACAGCTGGGTGACCGACACGGCGTTCTTCAGCGTCGCGGACCGCGCCGTGAGCCGCACCGGCCGCATCTTCGTCGGCACGAACGTCAGCAACGCCGTCGTGTACCTGAATAACCGTCAGGTGGGCGCCGCGAACACCACCTACCTGAACCTGCAGCCTGGCACGTACCGCGTGAAGGTCGCCGCGCCTGGCTACGCGCCGTACATCACGAACGTGACCGTTCGCGCGGACAGCACCGTGAACGTGAACGTGCAGTTCACGAGCACCACCACGACCACCACGCCCGCGCCCGTGGCGAACACCGCCCGCGTGACGTTCCGCAGCAACGCTGAAGGTGCGCGCGTGTTCGTGGACGGCCGCGAGGTCGGCACCATCCGCGGCGGCGCGCTCAGCGTGAACCTCGCCAAGGGCTCCCGCGACGTGACGATCCTCGCGGAAGGGTACCGCGCGTTCAACACCACGTACAACGTGCAGAACGGCGGCACCATCACCGTCAACCTCACCCGCTAA
- a CDS encoding dynamin family protein, with translation MLVSDRVHDLLARERTLLSDIRAFLEAQGAPPEAVAHARTAITSLDEAFLLVVVGEFNAGKSSFVNALLRDAVLPEGVTPTTDRIYVLVHGETRGELQPTRDPFVVRLTAPLPDLEGVALVDTPGTNAIIRQHQTLTEGFLPRADLVLFLTSADRPFTESERQFLTLAQRWGRSVVMVVNKADLLETPEQREQVRAFVEAGARGVLDLTPPVYLVSARGEQRGGDAGFAALRDALRARLGEVERTRLKLQSPLGTAAELLADEARREAGARDTLKADFETLKLLEVQRERHGETMRGELDGQLNRVNRLLSEFEVRADKFIDEHLRLGRIRDLMNSRQLEQRFREQGVADLPDAIERQFGTMIDRFVESNLHFWEDVQAFLIRRQPSGDVARTRFSYDRSALLEGIAGSAQRHLAEVTEQQLTRQLAQDAEDALKGVVGFGAGGLAIGAVTMAAVTGAVADFTGILAGLTIGSLGLFILPSKRLAALRTLRLRVAEMRESLEGIVRREYDREQDRADARLRDAMSPYTRFIETEDARLKAAAVQADALQGQLDALQREVQALR, from the coding sequence ATGCTGGTTTCCGACCGAGTTCATGACCTGCTGGCGCGTGAGCGGACGCTCCTCTCGGACATCCGCGCGTTCCTGGAAGCGCAGGGCGCGCCGCCCGAAGCGGTCGCGCACGCCCGCACGGCCATCACCAGCCTCGACGAGGCGTTCCTGCTGGTGGTCGTCGGCGAATTCAACGCCGGGAAGAGCAGCTTCGTGAACGCCCTGCTGCGCGACGCCGTCCTGCCCGAAGGCGTCACGCCCACCACGGACCGCATCTACGTGCTCGTGCACGGCGAAACGCGCGGCGAGCTGCAGCCCACCCGCGACCCGTTCGTGGTGCGCCTGACCGCGCCCCTCCCGGACCTGGAGGGCGTGGCGCTGGTGGACACGCCCGGCACGAACGCGATCATCCGGCAGCACCAGACGCTCACGGAAGGGTTCCTGCCGCGCGCGGACCTCGTGCTGTTCCTGACGAGCGCGGACCGGCCGTTCACGGAATCCGAGCGACAATTCCTGACGCTCGCGCAGCGGTGGGGCCGCAGCGTCGTGATGGTCGTGAACAAGGCGGACCTGCTGGAAACGCCGGAGCAGCGTGAGCAGGTGCGGGCGTTCGTGGAGGCGGGCGCGCGGGGCGTGCTGGACCTCACGCCGCCCGTGTACCTCGTGAGTGCGCGCGGGGAGCAGCGCGGCGGCGACGCGGGCTTCGCGGCGCTGCGGGACGCGCTGCGCGCCCGACTGGGCGAGGTGGAACGCACCCGCCTGAAACTCCAGAGTCCGCTCGGCACCGCCGCGGAACTCCTCGCGGACGAGGCCCGCCGCGAAGCGGGCGCGCGCGACACGCTCAAGGCGGACTTCGAGACGCTGAAGCTGCTGGAAGTGCAGCGTGAACGGCACGGCGAGACGATGCGCGGCGAGCTGGACGGGCAGCTCAACCGCGTGAACCGCCTGCTGAGCGAATTCGAGGTGCGCGCCGACAAGTTCATCGATGAGCACCTGCGGCTGGGCCGCATCCGCGACCTGATGAACTCACGGCAGCTGGAGCAGCGCTTCCGAGAGCAGGGGGTCGCGGACCTGCCCGACGCGATCGAACGCCAGTTCGGGACGATGATCGACCGGTTCGTGGAATCGAACCTGCACTTCTGGGAGGACGTGCAGGCGTTCCTGATCCGCCGCCAGCCGAGCGGCGACGTGGCCCGCACGCGCTTCAGCTACGACCGTTCGGCGCTGCTGGAAGGCATCGCGGGAAGCGCGCAGCGGCACCTCGCGGAGGTGACGGAGCAGCAGCTCACGCGGCAGCTCGCGCAGGACGCCGAGGACGCCCTCAAGGGCGTGGTGGGGTTCGGTGCGGGCGGCCTCGCGATCGGCGCGGTCACGATGGCGGCCGTCACCGGCGCCGTCGCGGACTTCACGGGCATCCTGGCGGGCCTGACGATCGGCAGCCTGGGTCTGTTCATCCTGCCGAGCAAACGTCTCGCGGCGCTGCGGACGCTGCGCCTGCGCGTCGCGGAGATGCGCGAGAGCCTGGAAGGCATCGTGCGGCGCGAGTACGACCGCGAGCAGGACCGCGCGGACGCACGCCTGCGCGACGCGATGAGCCCGTACACGCGCTTCATCGAAACGGAGGACGCTCGCCTGAAAGCGGCCGCGGTGCAGGCGGACGCGCTGCAGGGCCAATTGGACGCCCTGCAGCGCGAGGTGCAGGCGCTCCGCTGA
- a CDS encoding ABC transporter substrate-binding protein produces the protein MLFAALTALAATGAQARDLAAIQKAGVIRIGTNAEFKPFTYYEGSTMKGFEYDLGNAIAKKLGVKAQWINQPFDGLLIGLNQDRFDLVISSHGITPERQKAVDFSNPHYCSGGLIVSKTGGPKTVAQLKGKTVSTQIGTTYVSAIEKQLGNRAVKTYPDNSKALQALMMGRVNAMVNEKFYALEAIKANPGQLQQGDLMFQEKLGMAVKKGNSGLLKAVNTALGTVQKDGTYAKISKQWFGQDIRCK, from the coding sequence ATGCTTTTCGCGGCCCTCACGGCCCTCGCCGCCACCGGCGCGCAGGCCCGCGACCTCGCCGCCATCCAGAAGGCCGGCGTCATCCGCATCGGCACGAACGCCGAATTCAAGCCGTTCACGTACTACGAAGGCAGCACCATGAAAGGCTTCGAGTACGACCTCGGCAACGCCATTGCCAAGAAACTCGGCGTGAAGGCCCAGTGGATCAACCAGCCGTTCGACGGTCTACTCATCGGCCTGAACCAAGACCGCTTCGACCTCGTGATCAGCAGCCACGGCATCACCCCCGAACGGCAGAAGGCCGTGGACTTCAGCAACCCCCACTACTGCAGCGGCGGCCTGATCGTCAGCAAGACCGGCGGGCCCAAAACGGTCGCGCAGCTCAAGGGCAAGACCGTCAGCACCCAGATCGGCACCACGTACGTTTCCGCCATCGAGAAGCAGCTCGGCAACCGCGCCGTGAAAACCTACCCGGACAACAGCAAGGCCCTGCAGGCCCTGATGATGGGCCGCGTGAACGCCATGGTGAACGAGAAGTTCTACGCGCTCGAAGCCATCAAGGCGAACCCCGGGCAGCTGCAGCAGGGCGACCTGATGTTCCAGGAGAAGCTCGGCATGGCCGTCAAGAAAGGCAACAGCGGCCTCCTCAAGGCCGTGAACACCGCGCTCGGCACCGTCCAGAAGGACGGCACGTACGCGAAGATCAGCAAGCAGTGGTTCGGGCAGGACATCCGCTGCAAGTAA
- a CDS encoding MDR family MFS transporter encodes MTPPPPLPAARRLATTGLILGVFLAALESTVVATALPSVIRDLGGQHLYALPFAVYLLTSTVTNPLWGRASDLVGRKRLYLIGVVLFLLGSALCGAATSMTLLILARAVQGVGAGAVLPLTLTLVGELYDLRERPRVQAFISGVWGVSGLLGPLAGGLITEHLSWRWVFYVNVPFGLVALLLVWRHLHEHVTRRAARIDWVGALLFTLGSGLLVWGLELRAWWQAALGVAVFVSALVLEARHPEPLLPMGNLRQRLPLVGVLNNLLAGAAYFGVIAYLPLYAQGTHGGSATAAGAVLTPMLVGWTLASIVGARIMARVSLRRLTILGFVVLVVMFALFAALIHAPLPVVSAVGFFVGTGMGFSMLSLLLAVQQATPKTELGAVTSAVLFARNMGGAIGVAVMAVLIGQAALANGGEALADGLGRALLFGLALVAVACALAFTLRRDPATPGD; translated from the coding sequence ATGACGCCCCCACCCCCCCTGCCTGCCGCGCGGCGCCTCGCCACGACCGGCCTGATCCTCGGCGTGTTCCTCGCTGCGCTGGAATCCACGGTCGTCGCCACCGCTCTCCCGTCCGTCATCCGCGACCTCGGCGGTCAGCACCTGTACGCCCTGCCGTTCGCGGTGTACCTGCTGACCAGCACCGTCACGAACCCCCTGTGGGGCCGCGCGTCCGACCTGGTGGGCCGCAAGCGCCTGTACCTGATCGGCGTGGTGCTGTTCCTGCTCGGCAGCGCCCTGTGCGGCGCCGCCACCAGCATGACCCTGCTGATCCTCGCCCGCGCCGTGCAGGGCGTCGGCGCGGGCGCCGTCCTGCCGCTCACGCTCACCTTGGTGGGCGAACTGTACGACCTGCGGGAACGCCCGCGCGTGCAGGCGTTTATCAGTGGCGTGTGGGGCGTTTCCGGCCTGCTCGGCCCGCTCGCCGGCGGTCTCATCACCGAGCACCTCTCGTGGCGGTGGGTGTTCTACGTGAACGTCCCGTTCGGGCTGGTGGCGCTGCTGCTGGTGTGGCGGCACCTGCATGAGCACGTCACGCGCCGCGCCGCCCGCATCGACTGGGTGGGCGCGCTGCTGTTCACGCTCGGCAGCGGCCTGCTGGTGTGGGGGCTGGAACTGCGCGCGTGGTGGCAGGCGGCGCTCGGCGTGGCCGTGTTCGTCTCGGCGCTGGTGCTGGAAGCGCGCCACCCGGAACCGCTGCTGCCCATGGGGAACCTCCGGCAGCGCCTCCCCCTGGTGGGCGTGCTGAACAACCTGCTGGCCGGCGCGGCGTACTTCGGCGTGATCGCGTACCTGCCGCTGTACGCGCAGGGCACGCACGGTGGCAGCGCTACCGCCGCGGGCGCCGTCCTGACGCCCATGCTGGTCGGCTGGACGCTCGCGAGCATCGTGGGGGCGCGCATCATGGCGCGCGTCAGCCTGCGCCGCCTCACGATCCTCGGGTTCGTGGTGCTCGTCGTGATGTTCGCGCTGTTCGCCGCGCTGATCCACGCGCCACTCCCGGTCGTGAGCGCAGTCGGGTTCTTCGTGGGCACCGGCATGGGCTTCTCGATGCTGAGCCTGCTGCTGGCCGTGCAGCAGGCCACGCCCAAGACCGAACTGGGCGCCGTCACCAGCGCCGTGCTGTTCGCGCGCAACATGGGCGGCGCCATCGGCGTGGCTGTCATGGCCGTCCTGATCGGCCAGGCCGCCCTGGCGAACGGGGGAGAGGCCCTCGCGGACGGCCTGGGCCGCGCGCTGCTGTTCGGCCTGGCGCTCGTGGCGGTCGCGTGCGCGCTCGCGTTCACGCTGCGGCGCGACCCCGCCACGCCCGGCGACTGA
- a CDS encoding metallophosphoesterase family protein produces MVRRLLPAALLVGAAFAQAPATPDAGHVRAVLFSDFNGAYGSTTYPPAVARTVTRIVNEWKPDLVLSAGDLIAGQKAALSDAQVRAMWAAFDQQVHAPLRAAGLPFAFTLGNHDASLTRDRAEARTYWAAHAPPLNYTDRAHFPFRYAFTVPARTGAGTLFVAVLDAPRNTVSAQDRAWLAAQLATPAARAACIRLVIGHLPLAGISAEKNRSGEVLRPDDARVLRRVLERGGVLAYLSGHHAAYYPGRLGTLNVLSSGGIGGRAYVGAPGTARSVVTVMDLDLGRATVTLTAYDADTGRVVPTSALPARIDGLGGPVTRVDGPLRR; encoded by the coding sequence ATGGTCCGCCGCCTGCTCCCTGCCGCCCTGCTCGTCGGCGCCGCGTTCGCGCAGGCGCCCGCTACGCCGGACGCCGGGCACGTCCGGGCGGTGCTGTTCAGCGACTTCAACGGCGCGTACGGCAGCACCACCTACCCGCCCGCCGTGGCGCGCACCGTCACGCGCATCGTGAACGAATGGAAACCGGACCTCGTGCTGTCCGCCGGGGACCTCATCGCCGGGCAGAAGGCCGCCCTCAGCGACGCGCAGGTGCGCGCCATGTGGGCCGCGTTCGACCAGCAGGTGCACGCGCCGCTCCGCGCCGCCGGTCTGCCGTTCGCGTTCACGCTCGGGAACCACGACGCGAGCCTCACCCGCGATCGCGCCGAGGCCCGCACGTACTGGGCGGCGCACGCCCCGCCCCTGAACTACACGGACCGCGCGCACTTCCCGTTCCGCTACGCCTTCACGGTCCCGGCCCGCACGGGCGCGGGCACGCTGTTCGTCGCGGTGCTCGACGCGCCCCGCAACACCGTGAGCGCGCAGGACCGCGCGTGGCTCGCCGCGCAACTCGCCACGCCCGCCGCGCGCGCCGCCTGCATCCGCCTCGTGATCGGCCACCTGCCGCTCGCCGGCATCAGCGCCGAAAAGAACCGCAGCGGCGAAGTCCTCCGCCCAGACGACGCCCGCGTGCTGCGGCGCGTCTTGGAGCGGGGCGGCGTCCTCGCGTACCTGAGTGGGCACCACGCCGCGTACTACCCCGGCCGCCTCGGCACCCTGAACGTCCTCTCGTCCGGCGGGATCGGCGGGCGCGCGTACGTGGGCGCGCCCGGCACGGCCCGCAGCGTCGTCACCGTCATGGACCTGGACCTCGGGCGCGCCACGGTGACCCTCACGGCGTACGACGCCGACACCGGCCGCGTCGTGCCCACGAGCGCGCTGCCCGCCCGCATCGACGGGCTCGGCGGGCCCGTCACGCGCGTGGACGGGCCACTGCGCCGGTAG
- a CDS encoding sulfurtransferase, with protein sequence MDYAKDVLVSTDWVAEHKNDAGVRLLEVNEDILLFETGHIEGAQKVDWQLDFWDPVMREFIQPEQLQALLGRLGLKEGDTIVLYGDKSNWWASYAYWFLSYNGVPNLKIMNGGRQKWVAEGRELTTDATTVEPTTYPALQRDENLRAYRDQVKAHIETVRAGQGALVDVRSPDEFSGKVTHMPNYPQEGVLRGGHIPGARSIPWAKATNEDGTFKSAEELKALYEGEGVTPDKDVIAYCRIAERSSHSWFVLRELLGYPQVRNYDGSWTEWGNAVGMPIEKTYTEA encoded by the coding sequence ATGGATTACGCGAAAGACGTGCTGGTTTCCACCGACTGGGTCGCCGAACACAAGAACGACGCGGGCGTCCGCCTGCTTGAGGTGAACGAGGACATCCTGCTGTTCGAGACCGGCCACATCGAGGGTGCGCAGAAGGTCGACTGGCAGCTGGACTTCTGGGATCCGGTCATGCGCGAGTTCATCCAGCCGGAGCAGCTGCAGGCGCTCCTCGGTCGCCTGGGCCTCAAGGAAGGCGACACCATCGTCCTGTACGGCGACAAGAGCAACTGGTGGGCGTCGTACGCGTACTGGTTCCTGTCGTACAACGGCGTGCCGAACCTCAAGATCATGAACGGCGGCCGTCAGAAGTGGGTCGCGGAGGGCCGCGAGCTCACCACCGACGCCACCACCGTTGAGCCCACCACGTACCCGGCGCTGCAGCGCGACGAGAACCTGCGCGCGTACCGCGACCAGGTGAAGGCGCACATCGAGACGGTCCGCGCGGGCCAGGGCGCGCTGGTGGACGTCCGCAGCCCGGACGAGTTCAGCGGCAAGGTCACGCACATGCCCAACTACCCGCAGGAAGGCGTGCTGCGCGGCGGCCACATCCCCGGCGCGCGCAGCATCCCCTGGGCGAAGGCCACGAACGAGGACGGCACCTTCAAGAGCGCCGAGGAACTCAAGGCACTGTACGAGGGTGAAGGCGTCACGCCCGACAAGGACGTCATCGCGTACTGCCGCATCGCGGAACGCAGCAGCCACTCGTGGTTCGTGCTGCGCGAACTGCTCGGCTACCCGCAGGTCCGCAACTACGACGGCAGCTGGACCGAATGGGGCAACGCGGTCGGCATGCCCATCGAGAAGACGTACACCGAAGCGTAA
- a CDS encoding SufE family protein, translating into MTDSALPPKLASIVGMFRSAPKPLRLQALLEYSKKLPALPEKYVEHPEFMQPVPECASPFFLVTEKNDDGVQLYFKVPEEAPTVRGYAGILAEALNGESPETILNVPDTFYLDMGLGDLITPMRLRGMGAILMRLKNEVRTDA; encoded by the coding sequence ATGACCGACAGCGCCCTCCCCCCCAAACTCGCCAGCATCGTGGGCATGTTCCGCAGCGCCCCCAAACCCCTCCGCCTCCAGGCGCTCCTCGAATACAGCAAGAAGCTCCCCGCGCTGCCCGAAAAATACGTCGAGCACCCGGAATTCATGCAGCCCGTCCCCGAATGCGCCAGCCCGTTCTTCCTCGTCACCGAGAAAAACGACGACGGCGTGCAGCTCTACTTCAAGGTCCCCGAGGAAGCCCCCACCGTCCGCGGCTACGCCGGCATCCTCGCCGAAGCGCTCAACGGCGAAAGCCCCGAAACGATCCTCAACGTCCCCGACACCTTCTACCTCGACATGGGCCTCGGCGACCTCATCACCCCCATGCGCCTGCGCGGCATGGGCGCCATCCTGATGCGCCTCAAAAACGAAGTCCGCACCGACGCCTGA
- a CDS encoding Imm49 family immunity protein — MIQRHQPDAFVLAELPDDIERDQTMIGRLLESRVRQEDFDLTLLGNRALNLAARLALAGPAYVNAFYLASFARDAKTLEVTLPGTEAFARRSTGPLSTTHAGRWLDTLFLNLAVRDDAHLEGMLLHTDTRTLRASGTESAAWKYTLVSTFQAFLKGADSAGDDLEATMRQMPSANTDAAMQAYTLNVSMHITGMLGMVMLHDEGGFNRELEAALVRHQQFYGQDAPVGSGASVRGIFPSTGCACPRWGWRRSRTAGACA, encoded by the coding sequence ATGATTCAACGCCATCAACCTGACGCGTTCGTGCTTGCCGAGCTGCCGGACGATATTGAACGCGACCAGACGATGATTGGGCGGCTCCTGGAGTCGCGAGTGCGCCAAGAGGACTTCGACCTCACGCTGCTCGGGAACCGCGCCCTGAACCTCGCGGCTCGTCTGGCCCTGGCCGGGCCTGCGTACGTGAATGCGTTCTACCTCGCAAGCTTCGCGCGGGACGCGAAAACGCTGGAGGTGACGCTGCCCGGCACGGAGGCGTTTGCGCGGCGGTCTACGGGGCCGCTCAGCACCACGCACGCGGGCCGCTGGCTGGACACGCTGTTCCTGAACCTCGCCGTGCGTGATGACGCGCACCTCGAAGGGATGCTGCTGCACACGGACACGCGGACGCTGCGGGCGTCCGGCACTGAGAGCGCTGCGTGGAAGTACACGTTGGTGAGCACCTTCCAGGCGTTCCTGAAGGGCGCGGACAGCGCGGGCGACGATCTGGAGGCGACCATGCGTCAGATGCCATCAGCGAACACCGACGCGGCGATGCAGGCGTACACCCTGAATGTCAGCATGCACATCACCGGCATGCTGGGCATGGTGATGCTGCACGACGAGGGCGGCTTCAACCGGGAGCTGGAAGCGGCGCTGGTGCGCCACCAGCAGTTTTATGGTCAGGACGCGCCGGTTGGGTCGGGGGCGTCCGTGCGCGGAATATTCCCGAGCACTGGCTGTGCCTGCCCACGATGGGGCTGGCGGCGCTCGCGCACCGCCGGGGCCTGCGCGTGA